In Posidoniimonas polymericola, the sequence CCAGCTCGCGCTCACGACCGAGGTCGAGAACTTCCCCGGCTTCCCCGCCGGCGACCTCAGCGCGTACTTCAAGACGTCGCTGGCCGAGGAGCACCACTACCTGGCCGACATGCACAAGAAGGAGGGCGTGTCGGGCCCGGAGCTGATGCACCTGATGCGGCAGCAGGCGACCAACTTCGGCACGAAGGTGATCACCGACGACATCGTCGAAGTCGACTTCTCTTCGCGCCCGTTCAAGCTGACCAGCTCGCAGGGTGAAACGGTTGAGGCCCACGCGGTGATCATCGCCACCGGAGCCAAGGCGAACTACCTCGGGCTCGACTCGGAAGAAATGTACAAGAACCGGGGCGTCAGCGCGTGCGCGGTGTGCGACGGCGCCCTGCCGCGGTTCCGCAACAAGCCGCTGATCGTGGTCGGCGGCGGCGACTCGGCGGTCGAGGAGGCCGACTACCTCTCAAAGTACGCCAGCATGGTCCACCTGATCCACCGCCGCGACACCCTCCGCGCCTCGAAGATCATGGCCGATCGGGCCGAGAAGAATCCCAAGATCACCATCGAGTGGAACAGCGAGGTCGAGGAGGTGCTCGGCACCGAGAACGACGGCGTCAACGGCGTGCGGCTTAAGAGCACGGTCGACGACTCGACCCGTGAGCTTGAGGCCGGCGGCATGTTCGTCGCGATCGGCCACACGCCCAACACGCGGTTCCTCGAGGGCAAGCTCGAGATGACCGACAAGAATTACCTCAAGTGGACCGTGCCGTTCCGCACCAACACGAGCGTCGAAGGCGTGTTCGCCGCCGGCGACGTGTCGGACGACTACTACCGCCAGGCGATCACGGCCGCCGGCACCGGCTGCATGGCGGCGCTCGACGCCGAACGCTGGCTTGCCAAAGAAGGCCTGTAGTTTCCGCTCCCCCGAGTTGTCGCTCCCCCCGCACCGCGCGCGTCCCCACCACTGCCCTGTAACTATGCCCAGCACTGCTAAGCTTGCGCTCGAGGACGGCGCCGTCTTTACCGGAGTCTCGATCGGCGCCGACGGCGAGGTCGACGGCGAGGTCTGCTTCAACACCTCGATGACCGGCTACCAGGAGATCCTCACCGACCCGAGCTACTGCGGGCAGATCGTCACGATGACGTACCCGCAGATCGGCAACTACGGCGTCAACGCCGAAGACGTGGAGAGCGAGAAGCCGCACCTCCGCGGCTTCGTGGTCCGCGAGCACAGCCGTATCCAGAGCAACTTCCGTTGCGAGAGCAGCCTGAGCGAGTACCTCAAGCAGCACAATATCGTGGCGATCGAGTCGATCGACACCCGCGCCCTGGTGCGGCGGCTGCGGTCGCAGGGTTCCATGCGCGGCGTGCTCTCCACCACCGACCTGGACGACGCCAGCCTGGTCGCGAGGGCCAAGGCCTCGCCCGGGCTGGTGGGGCGGGACCTGGTGCGGGAGGTGGCCCCCCAGCAGGCGGCCGCCTGGAGCGAGCCGCTCAGCACCTGGACCCGGCTGGACGGCCTGCAGCACTCGTCGGCGGACGACTCGGCGCCGCACGTCGCGGCGCTCGACTTCGGCATGAAGTGGAACATCCCCCGGCACCTGGTCAACATGGGCTGCCGGGTCACCATCCTGCCCGGCTCTGCCACCGCGGCCGATGTGCTCGCCCTGAACCCCGACGGCGTGTTCTTGTCGAACGGCCCCGGCGACCCCGAGCCGGTCGCCTACGCGGTCGAGACCATCCGCGGGTTGCTCGGCAAGAAGCCGATCTTCGGTATCTGCCTAGGGCACCAGCTGCTGTCGCTGGCGTGCGGGGCGAAGACCTTCAAGATGAAGTTCGGCCACCGCGGCGCCAACCAGCCGGTGCAGGACCTCACTACCGGCAAGGTCGAGATCACCTCGCAGAACCACGGCTTCGCGGTCGACGCCGACTCGCTCCCCGCCGACCTCGAGGTGACGCACCTCAGCCTGAACGACCAGACTATCGAGGGCGTGCAGCACCGCTCAGCCCCGGCGTTCAGCGTGCAGTACCACCCGGAGGCCTCGGCCGGGCCGCACGACAGTCACTACCTGTTCGACCGCTTCTGGCGGATGATTAAGAACTGACGCCCGGAGTCTGCCCTCCGCTGGGCAGGCGACGCTTTCCGGGCCCGGCCACTTCTCCGGCCCGCGTGGCCGCGCCCGCCGCGTTCTTCCCGCTGCGGCGGATTCTGCCGCCGGCCGTTTGCCTGCACCCGAAACGTGACCTACGTTTCAATTGGCAGAGCGTACAGACTCATCTTGGGCAGAGTCTGACGCTAGGGCAGCCACCTTTTCGATGCGGGCGCCTTCTCGCCCGCTGGGCAACACTCTCAATCCACCCGAAGGGCGCAAACCCTTATGGCTACCATTGCGCTAGATCCGACGCGCGAATGCCTGACTTCCTGGAGCGAGCAGCACCAGCGGTTCGAGGAAGACCTGCAAGAGTCGTTCGACGCGCTGGACGCGTACCAGCGGCAGCTCGACGCCTGGCAGCAGCGGCTCGCCGGTGAGCGTGAGCAGCTCGAGCATGAGCGCGAGCGTCTGAAGGAGCAGGCGGACGCCGCGATCGCCGCGGCCGAGCAGGGCGATCAGACCGCCGAGCTCGAGGCCGAGCTGATCGCGAGCCGGCAGCGCACCGAGGAGCTCGAGCAGCAGATCGCGTCGTCCGAAACCGCGAGCATCGGCCTGCAGGGCGAGAACGCCAAGCTGACTGGCGAGCTGCACCAGGCCCAGCGGGCCGCGCAGGAGCTGGGCGTCCAGCTCGAGGCGACCCGCGCCGAGATGGCCCAGCAGAACCAGCACTGGTCGGGCGAGTTCAGCCGCGTGGTGAAGATGCTGGAGCAGCAGCAGGCCGCCCCGGCAGCCGACTTCGCGCCGGCCGCGGTCGCCGCCCCCGCGGGCGCCAGCGACCCGGTGCTCGGGTCGGTCGTCGCGCAGTTCAGCAAGCTGCGGCAGCAGCGGGCCGAGCGTGGGCTGAAGTAAACACGTCACGCACAAGTCTCGACTCAGCGTCCTGGCCTCCCCTCCTTCCGAATCACCACCTCCCACGAGGCTCACCCTTGTCTGCAGCCATCCTCTCACCCCTGCGGGGCTGTCTCCGCTGGCGGGAAGTCCTCGACAGCGAGGCCACCATCGGCGCCGCCGGTGGCGCGTTGCTGTTCATCGGCATCGCTTGCGGACAGCCTGTGCTGGCCGGGGCCGGCGGCGTTGGCGCCTGCATGGTCGCCCGCAACCTGATCAAGCGTGGGCTCGAGTCCCGCGGCGTCGGGTGGGGCGAGCAGCGGCCGGGCGGCGTCCGCGTCGCCGACGGTGGCGAGCCGCCGGAGGAGCCGACCCCGCCGCGGCCCCGCCGCAACAGCACCAACGAGAACGACCTCGTCGACGAGATGCTGGCCGACCGCCGGTACGCGCTGTTGCTCCGCCGCGAGACCGCCTGCCAGATCGAGCAGGACCAGTACCTGCGGGCGATCCGCGCGCTCGACGAGTCGATGGTGCTGACGCCGGCCGGCTCGGTGCTGGTGGGCGTCGCGGCCGAACGCGAGACCCTCGGCCACGAGGCGACCACCAGCCTGCTCGAGGCGGGCGCCGAGGCGATCGTCCGCGTCGAGCCGTGCTACCTCGACCGCTACACTGTCACCAACGCCGACTTCCAGAGCTTTGTCGACGCCGGCGGCTACGAGGCCCTCGAGTTCTGGCCCGAGGAGGCCCTGCCCGCGCTGTTCGACTTTGTCGACCGCGCCGGGGTCACCGCGCCGCGCTACTGGTCCGACGGGCGCCACCCGACCGGCGAGGGGCAGCTTCCGGTCGTCGGCGTCAGCTGGTACGAGGCGGTCGCCTATGCCCGCTGGGTCGGCAAGCGGCTGCCGACCGACGCCGAGTGGACCAAGAGCTGCGCGTGGCCGATCGAGTCGGCGCCGGGACGCGTGGCCCAGCGGCGCTACCCGTGGGGCGAGTCGTTCGACACCCGCAAGGCCAACCTGTGGTCGTCGGGCGCCGGCAAGCCGGTCTCGGTCGACACCTACCCAGACGGCGCTACGGTGGGCGGCGTCGAGCAGATGGTCGGCAACGTCTGGGAATGGACCAGCTCCACTCTGGACGAGACCACGCCGCAGGCCGTCCGCTTTCCGTCGGCGCTGCGGACCATCCGCGGCGGGGCCTACAACACGTACTTCGAGAACCAGGCGACCTGCCACTTCCAGAGCGCCGAGCACCCGCTCTCGCGGCGGCCCAACATCGGCATCCGCCTGGCGATCAGCATGGACGTGCTCGCCTCGTCGACCGCGGCCCAAGGCTGATAGCCTGGCTCATCTAGGCGCCCGCACCGATTGGGCGCCTGCAACGCACACACTACTCCGGACCAGATTACCCTATGTCTCAGCTCATCAACGTGCCGCTCGAGTCGTACCTGCTGGCTCAGCGGGCCGCGCCGATCAACTGCCTTATCTGTGACGAGGAGAACAGCTCCGCCACGGAACGGTGCTGCCGGTGCGCGACGCCGATGGCGATCTCCCGGGCCTGCGCCGGCTCGAAGAAGGCCCCGGCGCTGCTCGCCGTGCTGGGCGCGTCCGGCGTCGGCAAGACGGTCTACCTCGGGATGCTGATGGACATGCTGGTCCGCCGTGTCGGCGGCATCAGCGCCGTCGTGTGCGGGCCCTATTCGATTGGGCTGCAGCAGGCCACGACCACGGCGCTCGCCTCGGGCTACTACCCGGACCGCACCTCGCTGAACCCCGAGGACTGGCACTGGGTCCACTGCCAGGTGGAGTGCAGCCGCGGCAAGAAACGCACGGAGTTGGTGCTGGCGGACGTGTCGGGCGAGGCCTGGCAGCAGGAGGCCGACCGCCCCGGCACGCACCCCGCCCTTGGGGCCCTGCTAAAGAAGTGCTCCGGGATGATGATTGTCGCCGACGCGCAGCAGCTGCACGCCGGCGACCACAACAGCGACTTTGTCGCGCTCAAGCTGCTCTCGCAGCTCGACGAGTCTCGCCGGCGGGAAAAACGCGCCAGCCGGCGCGTGAACCGGACGCCGCTGGCGATGGTCCTCACCAAGGCAGACCAACGCCAGAGCTGCCTGGACGACCCGACCGGGTTCGCCGAGGCCCACGCCGAATCGCTGCTGCGGGACTGCGAGAACCGCTTCCCCAACACCCGCGTGTTCGGCGCTTCGGTGGCCGGGGCCTCGGCCCTGCGGACCATCGGCGGGCACCGCCGCGAGACCCCGCTGCGGATCGAGCCGCAGGGCGTGGTCGAGCCGCTCGGGTGGCTGCTCACGCAGATGAGCTAGCCGGCGTAATCCTGACTTGCCTAGTTTCGCGTCTATCTAATGAAATCGGAATCCTCCCTCGGCAGAATCCCGCAACCGGCGCCCGCCGCCGATCCGCTCCCGTTGTCGGCGGGGGTGAGGGTCCGCTGCGCGACCGGTGAGGAGCTGACCCCGCAGCAGCTGGAGCAGATCGAGGCCCTCGACGACGTCATCTTCGCCGCCCTCGACGGCAACCCCGCCGCGCTGGACGAGTCGGCCCGCCTGTACCGGCAGGCCGCCGCCCAGACGCACCCCGCCGCGCTCGACGAGTCGCGCGAGCAGTACCTCAAGAAGGCCGAGTCGATCGTGGCCGACTACCGCACGCAGGCGGGCGCATCGCTCGCCAAGACGTTCGCCGCGCTCGAGATCCTGACGCTCGTCGCCGAGTAGCCAAGCACAAGGCCACGGCGACAGCTTCGGAAGACTGGGTCCTACTCCCGTTCTTCTTCCGCTCGTGTTGTTGAACGTTGGACCGCCAAGTCGCCAAGAGCACAAAGGACGCCAAGTTCCCTGACTCCGGCATTGCCTTGGCAGCGAAGCTACCTGCGGCGACGCTGCACTTCTGCTTGTCGCCAGCGGCTCGGCCTGTCGGCGTCGCCCGCAGTCCTTGGCGTCTTGGCGACTTGGCGGTTTCAAGCCCACCCTAAAACTCCGCGTTGCCCGGCGTCCGCGGGAACGGGATGACGTCGCGGATGTTGGCCATGCCGGTCACGAACTGCACCATCCGCTCCAGGCCGAGGCCGAACCCGGCGTGCGGCACGGTGCCGTACCGCCGCAGGTCCAGGTACCACCAGTAGTCGTCGGGGTTCAGGCCCTGCTCGGACATGCGACTCTCGAGCACGTCGAGCCGCTCCTCGCGCTGGCTGCCGCCGATGATCTCGCCGACGCCGGGGGCGAGGACGTCCATCGCGCGGACCGTGCGGCCATCGTCGTTGACGCGCATGTAGAACGGCTTGATGGTCGCCGGGTAGTCGTGCACGATCACCGGCCGGCCGTGCAGCTTCTCGGCCAGGTACCGCTCGTGCTCCGCCTGCAGGTCGACGCCCCAGCTCACCGGGAACTCGAACGCCTCGCCCGAGCTCTCGAGCGCGGCGATCGCGTCGGTGTAGGTGGTGCGGGCGAAGCCCCCCGCGACGATCTTGCCGAGCCGCTCGCGGACCTCCTTGTCGATCCGCTGCTCGAAGAAGTCGAGGTCCTCCTCGCAGTTCTCCAGCACGTCGGTCACGACCCGCTTGAGGAACCGCTCGGCCAGGTCCATGTTGTCCTCGAGGTCGTTGAACGCGACCTCGGGCTCGACCATCCAGAACTCGGCCAGGTGCCGTGAGGTGTTGGAGTTCTCCGCGCGGAAGGTCGGCCCGAAGGTGTAGACCTTGCCGAGCGCCGTGGCGTAGACCTCGCCCTCCAACTGCCCCGACACCGTCAAGAACGACGGACGGTCGAAGAAGTCCTGCGTGTAGTCGACCGCGCCCTGATCGTTGCGCGGCGGGTCGGCCGGGTCGAGCGTCGTGACGCGGAACATCTCGCCGGCGCCCTCGCAGTCGCTGGCGGTGATGATCGGCGTGTTGAGGTAGAGGAACCCGTCCTCCTGGAAGAAGTCGTGCACCGAGCGGCAGACCTGGTTGCGGACCCGCATCACCGCGCCGAAGGTGTTGGTCCGCGGCCGCAGGTGGGCCCACTCGCGGAGCTTCTCCATCGAGTGCCGCTTCTTCTGCAGCGGGTAGCTCTCCGGGTCGGCCAGGCCGTGCACGGTCACCGCGGCGGCGTGCAGCTCGGTCGCCTGGCCCTTGCCGCCGGAGGCCTTCACCTCGCCGTCGATCGTGACGCTGCAGCCGGCGGTGAGGTGGCGGACCTCGTCCTCGTAGTTCGGCAGCGCGGCGTCGGCGATCACCTGGATGTTGGCCAGGCAGGTTCCGTCGTTGATTTCAATGAAGCTGAAGCCGCCCTTCGAGTCGCGGCGGGTGCGGACCCAGCCCTGCAGGCGGGCCTGCTGACCAATGGCGGACTCGAGACGCGCCTCGCGCACGGATAGTTTTTGCATGAAAGGTTCTGTTCGGTGCGTTCACAGGGGATTCCAGACCGGTAGGTCCCGACGATTCTAACGCTCAGGACCCCTTGGACTCATCCCCACTTTCTCCGCTCCAGGGTTGAACCGCGGCGCCAGGGCGGTCATAAACGTGGCTGGCCCGCCGCCGCTCTTGTCGGCGGGCGAGCCCTATTCGAGCATTCTCCTGGAAACGTTCATGTCCAAGTCAAAGCAGCTCCCCTGGTACCGACAGCTCACTGGCTACCACTGGTTTGTGTTTATTGTGGCGTCGGCTGCTTGGACGTTTGACTGCCTGGACCAGCGGCTGTTCTCCCTGGCGCGGGTGCCGGCGATCGACGCCCTGACCACCGACGCGACCGTTGCGCAGGTGCAGCAGTACGGCAAGTACGTGACGGCCATCTTCCTGATCGGCTGGGGCATCGGCGGCATGTTCTTCGGGGCCCTGGGCGACCGCTACGGCCGCGCCAAGATGCTGACGGTCTCGGTCCTGATCTACTCGGTCTGCACCGGCGCCAACTTCTTCAGCCAATCGGTGTGGGACTTCGCCTTCTTCCGCTTCCTGACCGGCGTCGGGGTCGGCGGGGTGTTCGGCCTGGCCGTCGCGCTGATCGCCGAGACCGTGCCCGACGGCGCCCGGGCCGGCGCGCTCGGCATGCTGCAGATCCTCTCGGCCGGCGGCAACATCCTGGCCGTGTTCGTTAAGGAGACCGTCGACTCGCTCGAACGCTCCGGCACGATCGTTGCCGGCGAGGGCTGGCGGTACGTGTTCCTGGTCGGCATCCTGCCCGCCGCGCTGGTGATCTTCATCCAGGGCCGCCTGAAGGAGCCCGAGCCGTGGCTCCGCGCCAAGGAGGCCGGCACGCTGCCCAAGGGAGCCATCATCGCGCCGTACGCCGGGCTGGTCAGCGACGCCCGCTGGCGCCGCAACCTGATCGTCGGCGCGATCCTGGCCTCGACCGGCGTGATCGGCCTGTGGGCGATCGGCGAGTACGCGGTCGACATCCAGAAGGTCGTGTTCCAGGGCCACTTCCAGAACGAGCAGCTCATCGCGTTCCAGGCCGAGGGCCTGACCGACGCCCAGGCCCAGGCCCGGCTGGCCGAGCCCGAGACCGCCGGCCTGATCGGCGAACAGGTCAAGCGTTCGAAGAACATCGCGTTCTTCCTGCAGATGGTCGGCGCGGCGATCGGCATGTGGATCTTCTCCAAGGTGGCGATCGCGATGGGCCGCCGGCCGGCGTTCGCGATCGCGTTCGTCATGGCGCTGTTCTCTACCGCGGGGGCCTACTGGTTCATGGAGACCCCGACCCAGGCGTACTGGATGATGCCGCTGATGGCGGCCTCGCAGCTGGCCCTGTTCGCCGGCTACGCAATCTACCTGCCGGAGCTGTTCCCCAGCCGGCTGAGGAGCACCGGCACCTCGTTCTGCTACAACCTGGGCCGCTTCGCGGCGGCGGGCGGCAGCTTCGTTTCGGCCTGGATCGCGGCCACGTTGTTCGGCTTCGCCGAGTCGCCGCTCCGCGAGCGCTACGCCGCGGTGGCGATGTGCTCGATCTTCCTCGTCGGTCTCGTAACGCTGCTGTTCGCCCCGGAGACCAAGGATCAGCCGCTGCCGGAGTAGGGCCGCCGGCGGCGAGGTTCTGTCCGCTCGGTTCTGTCCGCTGGACTTTGTCTGGGCCGTAAAGTCCGAAATATCGAGCGGAGGGGACAATACCCCGGCCGCATTCGGCCCCTGGTTTCGTTCCACGCTTGTATAGCAGGGTCTGTTGCTTACATGGTGGCAGGCATCGGCAGGGTTTTGTCCGCCAGCATTGGCGCCATCCCACCTAGGGGACAAAACGGCTTGTGCCGGCCATCGGCGGCGGCAAACCTCCAACCGCGCAGCAGTCACCCCGCGCACCCAACCCGCGACCAGCCTCCTGACAGCCCACGGCGCCAGCCGTAGGACTGCGCTACGAGAAGCTCCCTTCATCCGGAAGGGAACGCCTGCACGAACCCATTAGATCACGCGCGGCGGCCACTCTCTACAAAGAACTCGGCAGAAAGGCGGCCCGACGATTGCGTCACCCGCCGGCCTTGGCCGACCGCTCAACCCCGCACCGGCCAGTCGCTGCGGAACAGGACCCAGGCGGCGAGGATGGCCGTGAGGGCGATGCCTCCGAGCACGGCCATCACCTGCCACACTTCGGTGATTATGCCTTGGCGATCGAGAATTTCGCCGGTCCAGACCACCGGTACCAGCGAGATACCCAAGGAGAGGATCGCAGCCCGCACGGCGTCGCGTGTCGCGGCCGCGGCGCAGGCGCCAGCGGCGAAGAACAGCAGCAGCGCGGCGGCGCCGATGCCGATTAACTCCTGGCTCTTTGCTGCGTTGTTGCCGGACTCAAACACGCCACCGGCCCAGGTGACGAGACCCCACGCCGGAAGAGCGAAACAAATCATCAGCAACGCGCCCCCGGTCGCGACCGGGATCCAGAAGGCGTGGTCCGCAGGAATCGGCCGCGACCGCCAGAACGTGTTGAGCTGCGGGCTGAGGTCCCGCAGCGTGACGCCGATCCCCATGATCGCGGCCGCCAGCGGGCCGAGGTAGAGCAGGGGCGCCACAAGCATGGTCGCCAACTCACGGCGGTGGTGAGCTTGAAGGAGCCAGTCCGGGCTCTCGATGATCGCGGCCACCACAATCACGGATCCGATCATCAGGCTGGCGGCAACGGCGGCCCCGGCAATCGGCCCGCACTCGCGGAGTTCCTTCCAGGCCAGCGCCCGAGCCGTGCTGCGGAACGGGGGCGGCAGGTAACTCGGCGCCAGCTCGGGCAAGCTTGTTGTCGGCCGATTACGGGAAATGGCTGCGAAGATGGGGCGGCCGAAGAACCGCACGAAGGCGACCGCGACCACCAGGTGGACGACGCCCGAGATCCCCAACAGCCAGGGCACCTGCAAGTCGCGCGGATTGAGAATCGCGGCTGGCCCGAGGGGGCCGAACATGGCGAGCAGACTCATGGCTCCTGTGCCGCGACCCGAGGGAACCGCAAGCTTCTGCATGGCAAACGCGATCGTCGCCAGAAAGGCGAGCCATACGGCGAAGAACCCGAGGGCCCAGACGGCGCCGCGGACCTCGTCCGACGAGTTGACCGCCAGGGCGGCGGTCCACAGGTAGATGCTGAGTGTCGTGACGAGCGTGAGATAGAGGTAGAACGTCAGCGGATCGAGAAAGCCGGAACCTACCGGCTGGATCTGGTGGCGAAACCCGCCCGCCAGTTCCTGGCTGATCGTGCCGCCCCAGAAATCGAGTCCATAGAATGCGGCAATGATCAGCATCCCCGGCGTCACGCACGCGACGCCCCCCGCGAGCAATTTGGCGATGGCGAGCTTCCAGAGCGGCGCTGGTTGAGCGGTGGCGAAAGGCATCGTGCCGCGCGAGTTCTCGCCGGCTCCCACCGCGGCGCCGACGAACAGGCCGAACGGGATGCCGAGCATCCAGACAATCATCAGCGAGTCGGCCCAGTCACGCAGGTTGTCTGGCTTGGTGAGCAACATCAGACAGGCCAGGATGAACAGCAGCGCTAGGCACCTCCACTGGTGCTCGCGCCATTCTTTCCACAACAGGTTGAGCCAAGGGCTGTTCATGGGGGGGGCCTTTGGAAGGAAGTGCTGATGTGCCTCACCTCCCCTTTGGGGGAGCCGTTTATCCAGTAGACGCCGGGGTGGGGGTGAAGTAGGTGCACGGGGCGCCCCCACCCCGGCCCTCCCCCAGAGGGGGAGAGAGTAGTGTGCTAGGCGGGCGTCGGTAGTGGGCTCTGGGCCGGCAGCGCATCGTCTGCCGGCTTCTTGCCAACCACGTACGCCTCAAAAATCTCATCCAGGTTCAAATCGACTACCTTCCGCAGCTCGCCCCGCTCGGAGAGCTGCTGAGTCAGGGCCGCGGCGTTGTCGACCACCAGGGCGACCTCCTCGCCGTCGGGGCGTTGGTCGAGCACCCTGCGGGCGTCGATCTGCGTGGCGCCCTGCGGCGTGACGATCAGCTGCTTGACGTCGGCGCGGAGCTCCTCGGTGCCGCTCTGGCGGAGCACGCGGCCGTTGTCGAGGATCGCGACCTCGTCGGCGATCGGCTCGACCTCGTACAGCAGGTGCGAGCTGTAGAACACCGTGCGGCCCTCGCCCTGCAGGTGGGTGATCAGGTCGCGGTTGAACTGCTTGCGCATGATCGGGTCGAGCCCGAGCGCCGGGTCGTCGAGGATCACCAGCTCCGGCCGGTGGGCGAGCGCCAGCACCAGGCCGAGCCGCACATTCTGCCCCTTCGAGAGGTGCTTGATCTTGGTCCGCAGCGGCAGCTCGAACTCGCCCAGGTACATCCGCGCGAGGTCGTGGTCCCAGCTGGTGTAGAACGGCGCGATGTAGCGGACGATCTCCTCGACCCGCATCCAGCCGTACATGGTCTGGTCCTCGGCCAGGTAGCCGACCCGGTCGCGGACCAAGAGCGGGTCGACCTCGGGGTCGAGCCCCAGCACCCGAACCGCGCCGTCCGAGCGGTGCAGCAGTCCCATCAGCAGCCGGATCGAGGTGGTCTTGCCGGCGCCGTTGCGGCCCAGGAAAGCAAACGTCTTGCCCCGCTCGACGTTGAGCGTCACGCCGCTTAGCACCACCTTGCGGCCGAACCATTTGCTCACGCCGCTCATCTCAATCGCGTAGTCGCTCATGCTAATGGCCTCTCATGCAGTAACGCAGGGGGAGCTTGAATAGGGGACTGGCTCGTGATCGCCAGGCAGTTCAGCGCAATGCGGACAGGCAACCGGCGGTCGCGTGCCTGTCCCCTTTTCAAGCGTCGCCTACCGAAACCGTCGAAAAAGGGGGACAGGCACGCCGCGGGCAAATTGTTTCGTGGGACCGAGTCCGCGCGCAGCGGCGATCCAGTCGCCGTTTCTCGACTCGCTCTAATCTTCATGACTGATTCGCCTCCTCTGCCTTGGCCGATTCGACCCCGAGCTGCTCCCACGCCTGGGCCAGCAGCCCGTGGAGCTCGTCGGAGGAAAGCCCGAGCCCCTGGGCCTGCCGCGCCAGCTGGCGGAGCTCTTCGATGAGCCGTTTCTCGTGCGCCGCCGCCGCCTTGCGGCCGGCGGTCTTGGCGACAAACGTCCCCTGGCCGTGGCGGCGTTCGAGCAGCCCCTCGCCGGTCAGGCGTTCGTAGACACGCAGCACCGTGTTCTGGTTGACCGCCAGCTCACGGGCCAGCTCGCGGACGGATGGCACGCGGTCGCCTGGCTGCAAGCGGCCGGCGGCGCAGAGGGTGGCGATCTGCTCGGCCAGCTGCTTGGAGATGGGGACGCTCGAGCCTTTTTCGATGCGGATTAGCATCGTGGGGCCTCGCAGGGGGACTAGTGATTACACAAGTGTAACAGTGGTCACCGGCCGGTCAAGAGGGATTTAAAGAAGATTCTCGTCCGGCGATGCATTAGGTTGATAGGAGTGAATTGCTTGTCAGCCGCTGGCTTTTGGCGGCAGCGCGGTGCATCGATAGAGGAGGCGAAGATGCGACTACCGACCCTGTTTGCCCTGTCGATCGTGGCCGCGCTGGCCCTGCCCGCGCTGGCCTGCCCCGCGGTGGCAGAGCCCGCCCCGCGGCCGAACTTCTTGTTCGCGATCGCCGACGACTGGGGCTGGCCCCACGCCGGCGTGTACGGCGACCCGGTGGTCCAGACGCCCAACTTTGATCGGCTCGCGAGCGAGGGGCTGCTGCTGCACCACGCTTACGTCAGCGCGCCGTCGTGCACGCCGTCGCGCAACGCGATCCTGACCGGGCAGTGGCACTGGCGGCTCGGCCCGGGCGCCAATCTGTGGTCGGAATTCCCCGCCCGGTTCACGACCTACCCCGAGATCCTCAAGCAGGCCGGCTACCGCGTTGGCCACACCGGCAAGGCTTACGGCCCGGGCAGCCTCGATCCGGCCGACCGCGAAGTCGCTGGCCGGCGCTACAAGAGCTTTGCCGCCTTCCTTAAGCAGCGTGAGGGGCAGGGGCCAGAAGCCCAGCAGCCGTTCTGCTTCTGGCTCGGCAGCAGCGACCCGCACCGGCCGTACACGGCA encodes:
- a CDS encoding thioredoxin-disulfide reductase codes for the protein MPEHVVIVGSGPAGWTAAIYAARANLSPVVFEGAVTEENRQNGTMPLGQLALTTEVENFPGFPAGDLSAYFKTSLAEEHHYLADMHKKEGVSGPELMHLMRQQATNFGTKVITDDIVEVDFSSRPFKLTSSQGETVEAHAVIIATGAKANYLGLDSEEMYKNRGVSACAVCDGALPRFRNKPLIVVGGGDSAVEEADYLSKYASMVHLIHRRDTLRASKIMADRAEKNPKITIEWNSEVEEVLGTENDGVNGVRLKSTVDDSTRELEAGGMFVAIGHTPNTRFLEGKLEMTDKNYLKWTVPFRTNTSVEGVFAAGDVSDDYYRQAITAAGTGCMAALDAERWLAKEGL
- a CDS encoding TRAFAC clade GTPase domain-containing protein — encoded protein: MSQLINVPLESYLLAQRAAPINCLICDEENSSATERCCRCATPMAISRACAGSKKAPALLAVLGASGVGKTVYLGMLMDMLVRRVGGISAVVCGPYSIGLQQATTTALASGYYPDRTSLNPEDWHWVHCQVECSRGKKRTELVLADVSGEAWQQEADRPGTHPALGALLKKCSGMMIVADAQQLHAGDHNSDFVALKLLSQLDESRRREKRASRRVNRTPLAMVLTKADQRQSCLDDPTGFAEAHAESLLRDCENRFPNTRVFGASVAGASALRTIGGHRRETPLRIEPQGVVEPLGWLLTQMS
- a CDS encoding formylglycine-generating enzyme family protein is translated as MSAAILSPLRGCLRWREVLDSEATIGAAGGALLFIGIACGQPVLAGAGGVGACMVARNLIKRGLESRGVGWGEQRPGGVRVADGGEPPEEPTPPRPRRNSTNENDLVDEMLADRRYALLLRRETACQIEQDQYLRAIRALDESMVLTPAGSVLVGVAAERETLGHEATTSLLEAGAEAIVRVEPCYLDRYTVTNADFQSFVDAGGYEALEFWPEEALPALFDFVDRAGVTAPRYWSDGRHPTGEGQLPVVGVSWYEAVAYARWVGKRLPTDAEWTKSCAWPIESAPGRVAQRRYPWGESFDTRKANLWSSGAGKPVSVDTYPDGATVGGVEQMVGNVWEWTSSTLDETTPQAVRFPSALRTIRGGAYNTYFENQATCHFQSAEHPLSRRPNIGIRLAISMDVLASSTAAQG
- the carA gene encoding glutamine-hydrolyzing carbamoyl-phosphate synthase small subunit encodes the protein MPSTAKLALEDGAVFTGVSIGADGEVDGEVCFNTSMTGYQEILTDPSYCGQIVTMTYPQIGNYGVNAEDVESEKPHLRGFVVREHSRIQSNFRCESSLSEYLKQHNIVAIESIDTRALVRRLRSQGSMRGVLSTTDLDDASLVARAKASPGLVGRDLVREVAPQQAAAWSEPLSTWTRLDGLQHSSADDSAPHVAALDFGMKWNIPRHLVNMGCRVTILPGSATAADVLALNPDGVFLSNGPGDPEPVAYAVETIRGLLGKKPIFGICLGHQLLSLACGAKTFKMKFGHRGANQPVQDLTTGKVEITSQNHGFAVDADSLPADLEVTHLSLNDQTIEGVQHRSAPAFSVQYHPEASAGPHDSHYLFDRFWRMIKN
- the asnS gene encoding asparagine--tRNA ligase, which codes for MQKLSVREARLESAIGQQARLQGWVRTRRDSKGGFSFIEINDGTCLANIQVIADAALPNYEDEVRHLTAGCSVTIDGEVKASGGKGQATELHAAAVTVHGLADPESYPLQKKRHSMEKLREWAHLRPRTNTFGAVMRVRNQVCRSVHDFFQEDGFLYLNTPIITASDCEGAGEMFRVTTLDPADPPRNDQGAVDYTQDFFDRPSFLTVSGQLEGEVYATALGKVYTFGPTFRAENSNTSRHLAEFWMVEPEVAFNDLEDNMDLAERFLKRVVTDVLENCEEDLDFFEQRIDKEVRERLGKIVAGGFARTTYTDAIAALESSGEAFEFPVSWGVDLQAEHERYLAEKLHGRPVIVHDYPATIKPFYMRVNDDGRTVRAMDVLAPGVGEIIGGSQREERLDVLESRMSEQGLNPDDYWWYLDLRRYGTVPHAGFGLGLERMVQFVTGMANIRDVIPFPRTPGNAEF